A section of the Methanoregula formicica SMSP genome encodes:
- the ppsA gene encoding phosphoenolpyruvate synthase: MKDVPNILWLEEIRKEDIISVGGKGASLGEMASIGLPVPRAFVVTAQAFRRFLVETGLEKKIFSSLENLDVEDNVALEKAADNAKNLVLKAKMPAAIRDDIKKSYKKMGDELIVAVRSSATAEDLPDASFAGQQETFLNIKGEAALISSVQKCWASLYGARAIYYRAKQGFDDHTVNIAVVVQQLVHSEKAGVMFTSHPITGEPETIIEGSWGLGEAVVSGSVSPDKYVFDQRKELVTDTYIANKKVEIIADGDHGTKLAEVSKDRQDTQVLSDAEVAKLAMYGKIAENHYGVPQDVEWGVVAGTIYILQSRPITTIGKKEGRDMSGKKSDAKIILKGQGAAPGIASGRVIIIRDVKDTGAVKEGDILVTRMTNPDMVPAMRKVAAIITDEGGMTCHAAIVSRELGTPAIVGTRNATNQLKNGQVITVDGEMGLVYEGEIAPKPSAQAPAAGQVVAVSAPIITATSVKVNVSIPEAAARAAATGADGVGLLRIEHLILGLNKTPGWYITNNREEEFVKELHDGIKIVLDAFPGKPVWVRTLDAPTDEFRNMAGGENEPHEHNPMLGWRGIRRDLQSPDQFRLQIEAFKRLWKEGYENLGVMFPMVSHPDQFIVGKEMMRACGVDVENVTLGIMIEIPASALMIEDFIRAGIKFASFGTNDLIQYTLAIDRNNENVADMYNPKHPAVLTLIHSAIQVCRAYNVECSICGQAGSDPKMATWLVEHGITSISANIDAIPKIREAVAKTEKRIILEAARTKDAE; encoded by the coding sequence ATGAAAGATGTGCCCAATATACTCTGGCTCGAGGAGATCCGGAAGGAGGATATCATATCCGTCGGGGGCAAGGGTGCCTCCCTGGGGGAGATGGCCTCCATCGGCCTTCCGGTCCCCAGGGCCTTCGTGGTCACTGCCCAGGCTTTCCGCAGGTTTTTAGTCGAGACCGGTCTTGAGAAGAAGATTTTTTCATCCTTAGAGAACCTCGACGTGGAAGACAATGTGGCGCTGGAGAAGGCTGCCGACAATGCAAAGAACCTGGTCTTAAAAGCGAAGATGCCGGCAGCGATCCGCGACGATATCAAAAAGTCCTACAAGAAGATGGGCGACGAGCTGATCGTTGCTGTCCGTTCGAGCGCAACGGCCGAGGACCTGCCGGACGCAAGTTTTGCCGGCCAGCAGGAGACCTTCCTCAATATCAAAGGTGAAGCGGCACTCATCTCGTCGGTCCAGAAATGCTGGGCCTCGCTCTACGGTGCCCGGGCCATCTATTACCGGGCAAAGCAGGGATTCGATGACCATACCGTGAACATTGCGGTCGTTGTCCAGCAGTTGGTCCACTCGGAGAAGGCCGGCGTCATGTTCACGTCCCACCCCATCACGGGAGAGCCCGAGACGATCATCGAGGGATCGTGGGGCCTGGGCGAGGCCGTTGTCTCTGGCTCGGTCTCACCGGACAAGTATGTCTTCGACCAGCGGAAGGAGTTGGTCACCGACACCTATATCGCAAACAAGAAAGTGGAGATCATTGCCGACGGCGACCATGGCACAAAACTCGCCGAGGTCTCAAAAGACCGCCAGGACACACAGGTCCTCTCCGACGCGGAAGTCGCCAAGCTCGCCATGTACGGGAAGATCGCGGAGAACCACTACGGGGTGCCGCAGGATGTTGAATGGGGCGTTGTGGCAGGGACGATCTACATCCTCCAGTCACGGCCGATCACAACGATAGGAAAGAAGGAAGGAAGGGACATGTCAGGGAAGAAATCGGATGCAAAAATCATCTTAAAGGGACAGGGTGCGGCCCCGGGGATCGCCTCCGGCAGGGTCATCATCATCAGGGACGTAAAGGACACCGGAGCAGTAAAGGAGGGCGATATCCTCGTCACCCGGATGACGAACCCGGACATGGTCCCGGCTATGCGCAAGGTTGCTGCAATAATCACGGACGAGGGCGGTATGACCTGCCACGCGGCCATCGTGAGCCGCGAGCTTGGAACCCCGGCCATTGTCGGGACACGGAACGCGACCAACCAGCTGAAGAACGGGCAGGTCATCACGGTCGATGGCGAGATGGGGCTCGTGTACGAGGGCGAGATCGCACCCAAACCCTCCGCACAGGCGCCCGCGGCAGGGCAGGTTGTGGCCGTCAGCGCCCCGATCATCACCGCAACGAGCGTGAAAGTCAATGTCTCCATCCCGGAGGCAGCGGCACGGGCAGCAGCAACGGGAGCAGACGGCGTGGGCCTGCTCCGGATCGAGCACCTGATCCTCGGCCTCAACAAGACTCCCGGCTGGTACATCACCAACAACCGCGAGGAGGAGTTCGTAAAAGAGCTCCATGACGGCATCAAGATCGTGCTCGATGCATTCCCCGGGAAGCCCGTCTGGGTTCGGACACTCGATGCCCCGACCGACGAGTTCCGGAACATGGCCGGCGGCGAGAACGAGCCGCACGAGCACAACCCGATGCTTGGCTGGAGAGGCATCCGCCGCGACCTCCAGAGCCCGGACCAGTTCCGGCTCCAGATCGAGGCCTTCAAGCGCCTCTGGAAGGAGGGCTACGAGAACCTCGGCGTCATGTTCCCGATGGTCTCCCATCCCGACCAGTTCATTGTCGGCAAGGAGATGATGCGGGCCTGCGGCGTTGACGTGGAGAACGTGACGCTCGGTATCATGATCGAGATCCCCGCAAGCGCCCTCATGATCGAGGACTTCATCCGGGCCGGGATCAAGTTCGCCTCATTTGGGACCAACGACCTCATCCAGTACACGCTTGCCATCGACCGCAACAACGAGAACGTGGCGGACATGTACAACCCGAAACACCCGGCGGTCCTCACCCTCATCCACAGCGCCATCCAGGTCTGCCGGGCCTACAATGTCGAATGCTCGATCTGTGGGCAGGCCGGTTCCGACCCGAAGATGGCCACCTGGCTCGTGGAGCACGGCATCACGAGCATATCGGCAAACATCGATGCGATCCCGAAGATCCGTGAAGCCGTGGCAAAGACGGAAAAGCGC
- the serA gene encoding phosphoglycerate dehydrogenase: protein MANARVLVSDPLAEEGLAILRAAVDVDVKTDLKEDELCKIIGDYDALLVRSGTDVNAKVIGAAKKMKFIGRAGVGVDNIDVDAATRMGIIVANAPEGNTLAATEHTMAMMQSLARNIPQANASLKKKEWKRSKFMGVELNEKTLGIVGFGRIGREVAKRAKAMDMKCVAYDPFITQERAAQLGVEMMSMADLFKVADVITVHTPLIPETTHVINEKSIATMKDGVRIINCARGGIIDEKALYDAIKAGKVAGAALDVFEQEPPTESPLLTLDNVIVTPHLGASTVEAQLNVAVSVAKQCIDVLKGGSAKYVVNAPMIPSEHTEALQPFAQLAEKMGRFAVQVAGGRLSSVECIYGGELSAYAGSMKFVTRLALKGLLDPILQQPVNIVNAEFVAKERGIQVSETVTEEAKGFKNLITIKIRTDKGEETVSGTVFQKGRSRIVAVGSYTMDLIPEGHLLVSKHVDQPGVIGRAATVLGKNNINIAGMQVGRFNPKEPALMVLNVDSPVPQPVIEELRGLPGISSMTFAKISDEKI, encoded by the coding sequence ATGGCAAACGCGAGAGTGCTCGTCAGCGATCCGCTGGCGGAAGAGGGGCTCGCCATCCTCCGGGCTGCCGTTGACGTAGACGTCAAAACGGACCTGAAAGAGGACGAGCTCTGTAAAATCATCGGGGATTACGATGCCCTGCTGGTACGGAGCGGCACCGATGTCAATGCAAAGGTTATCGGGGCTGCAAAGAAGATGAAGTTCATCGGGCGTGCCGGCGTGGGAGTCGACAATATCGACGTTGACGCGGCAACCCGGATGGGGATCATTGTTGCGAATGCTCCCGAGGGAAATACCCTTGCGGCAACCGAGCACACGATGGCGATGATGCAGTCGCTTGCCCGGAACATCCCGCAGGCAAACGCGAGCTTGAAGAAGAAAGAGTGGAAGCGCTCGAAGTTCATGGGCGTGGAACTGAACGAGAAGACGCTTGGTATTGTCGGGTTCGGCAGGATCGGCCGCGAGGTGGCAAAGCGGGCAAAGGCCATGGACATGAAGTGCGTGGCCTACGACCCGTTCATCACGCAGGAACGGGCGGCCCAGCTCGGCGTGGAGATGATGTCGATGGCGGATCTCTTCAAGGTCGCCGACGTCATCACCGTCCACACCCCGCTCATCCCCGAGACAACGCATGTGATCAACGAGAAGAGCATTGCCACGATGAAGGACGGCGTACGGATCATCAACTGCGCCCGTGGCGGTATCATCGATGAGAAGGCTCTCTACGATGCAATCAAGGCCGGGAAGGTTGCGGGAGCAGCCCTCGATGTCTTCGAGCAGGAGCCCCCGACCGAGTCCCCGCTCCTCACCCTCGACAATGTCATCGTGACACCGCACCTTGGGGCAAGCACGGTCGAGGCCCAGCTGAACGTTGCAGTATCGGTGGCAAAGCAGTGCATTGATGTCCTGAAGGGCGGATCGGCGAAGTACGTGGTGAACGCTCCCATGATCCCTTCCGAGCACACGGAAGCCCTCCAGCCCTTTGCCCAGCTCGCCGAGAAGATGGGCCGGTTTGCGGTGCAGGTCGCAGGTGGCAGGCTCTCCTCGGTCGAGTGCATCTATGGCGGCGAGCTCTCTGCCTATGCAGGAAGCATGAAATTCGTCACCCGGCTTGCCTTAAAGGGACTCCTCGACCCGATCCTCCAGCAGCCGGTCAACATCGTGAACGCGGAGTTCGTTGCAAAGGAGCGCGGCATTCAGGTCAGCGAGACCGTGACGGAAGAAGCCAAGGGTTTCAAAAACCTCATCACCATAAAGATCCGGACCGACAAGGGAGAGGAGACGGTCAGCGGCACGGTCTTCCAGAAGGGCCGGAGCCGGATTGTTGCAGTCGGCAGCTACACGATGGACCTGATCCCCGAGGGTCACCTGCTGGTTTCCAAGCATGTGGACCAGCCCGGCGTCATCGGGCGGGCAGCAACCGTGCTCGGCAAGAACAACATCAACATCGCGGGCATGCAGGTCGGCCGGTTCAACCCGAAGGAGCCGGCACTGATGGTCCTGAATGTTGACAGCCCCGTGCCGCAGCCCGTGATCGAAGAACTCCGCGGCCTGCCCGGAATCTCCTCCATGACGTTTGCCAAGATATCTGATGAGAAGATCTGA